Genomic segment of Streptosporangium sp. NBC_01755:
TTGATGCCGACCGCACCATGGTGGTCATCCGCCCCAGGGACGGCCTGCGCATCCCCGGCGGAACGACGCCCGTCGCGGAACCCACCGCCGCCCCTCCCCCTGCCGAGGCTCCCGGCCGCCAGACGGCCTCGCCCTACCCGGACAGCCCGCCCCTCGCGGAGCCGGGCAGGCCGGTCGCCGGACGGCAGGGCCCTCCCGGTCTCGGGACCCCGGTCGCGCGGGGCCCCGTGGCCGCCGGTCGCGGCCCGGGCGTCTTCAGACGGCAGGGAAACGAGCGCGGATTCCCCGACAGCGGAAAACCTGATCTTTCCGCCACCCCGCCACACGGCTTCCCCCCGGTCGATCCGGAGTTCGGGGCACCCGTCGCGGAACACCCGGGAGCCCTCGGCGGCCGCCCGCCGCACAGCCTCCTCCCCGGTGACCGACCCGCCGACGCGGGAACCCCGATCTCCCCGCAACCCTGGCGCCCGCCGGGCCCCGAGGCGTCCGACGGCGCCTTCGGCCGCTCTTCCGGCCTGGGCACCGACCTGTTCGCGATCGCGGGCCAGAACGCCCAGCCCGTCCCCGGCGCTCCGGGAGAGCGGAAGGCTCCCTCGCGGAAGCCTCCGATCGGCATCCTCGTCCTCATGGGCGTGGCGGCGATCGCACTGGTAACGATCATGATCCTGGTGGTGGCCGCCTTCGCCTGAGTACACCCCCCTCCGGTAAGGACCCGTGCCCGCCGGTTTGATTCCCTCCCGAGGACGCAGACTGGACGTATGAGCGAGTATCGGATCGAGCATGACTCGATGGGCGAGGTGCGGGTGCCTGCGGGCGCGAAGTGGCGGGCGCAGACCCAGCGTGCGGTGGAGAACTTCCCCATCTCCGGGCGCGGGCTGGAGGTCCCGCACATCTCCGCGCTCGGCCTGATCAAGGCCCTCGCCGCCGAGGTCAACGCCGAACTGGGGGTGCTCGACAAGGAGACGGCACAGGCGATCGCCGAGGCCGCCACCGACGTCGCGGAGAACGAGTGGGACGGCGAGTTCCCCGTCGACGTCTTCCAGACCGGCTCCGGCACCTCCTCCAACATGAACGCCAATGAGGTGATCGCCACCCTCGCCGAGGAGCGGCTGGGGCGCCCCGTCCACCCCAACGACCACGTGAACGCCTCGCAGTCGTCCAACGACGTGTTCCCCACCTCCATCCACGTCGCCGCCATGACCGAGGTGTCGTACCACCTGATCCCCTCGCTACGGCACCTGGCCACCGCGCTGCGGGACAAGTCCCTGGAGTTCGACGGCGTGGTGAAGGCGGGACGTACGCACCTGATGGACGCCACCCCGGTCACGCTGGGGCAGGAGTTCGGCGGGTACGCCACGCAGATCGACAATGCCGTCGGGCGGGTGCGCGGCGCGCTTCCGCACCTCGCCCAGCTGCCCCTGGGCGGTACGGCGGTCGGCACCGGCGTCAACACCCCTCCCGGCTTCGCGGCCAGGGTCATCGAGAAGCTACGCGAGGCCACCGGGCTGCCGTTCTCCGAGGCTCCCGACCACTTCGAGGCCCAAGGTGCCCGGGACGCCATCGTGGAGCTCTCCGGTCAGCTCCGTACGGTCGCGGTATCGCTCAACAAGATCGCCAACGATCTCCGCTGGATGGGGTCCGGCCCCCGGGCGGGGCTGGGCGAGATCAACCTGCCCGATCTCCAGCCCGGCTCCTCGATCATGCCGGGCAAGGTCAACCCGGTCGTCCCCGAGGCGGTGACCATGGTCGCCGCCCAGGTCATCGGGAACGACACGGCCATCACCTTCTCCGGCGCCTCGGGCACGTTCGAGCTCAACGTGATGCTCCCGGTCATCGCGCGCAACATCCTGGAGTCCGTCCGGCTGCTC
This window contains:
- a CDS encoding class II fumarate hydratase, with the translated sequence MSEYRIEHDSMGEVRVPAGAKWRAQTQRAVENFPISGRGLEVPHISALGLIKALAAEVNAELGVLDKETAQAIAEAATDVAENEWDGEFPVDVFQTGSGTSSNMNANEVIATLAEERLGRPVHPNDHVNASQSSNDVFPTSIHVAAMTEVSYHLIPSLRHLATALRDKSLEFDGVVKAGRTHLMDATPVTLGQEFGGYATQIDNAVGRVRGALPHLAQLPLGGTAVGTGVNTPPGFAARVIEKLREATGLPFSEAPDHFEAQGARDAIVELSGQLRTVAVSLNKIANDLRWMGSGPRAGLGEINLPDLQPGSSIMPGKVNPVVPEAVTMVAAQVIGNDTAITFSGASGTFELNVMLPVIARNILESVRLLANASRLLADRCVHGITANTDRLREYAESSPSIVTPLNPYVGYEEAAKIAKQALAERKTIREVVIERGHVTNGSLTEERLDDLLDVLSMTRPPSQPPHATV